In a single window of the Sphingosinicella microcystinivorans genome:
- a CDS encoding TonB-dependent receptor: MDRKTQTTQLIALLLSTAMAAPALAQDTATDVTSGLEEIVVTAQKRSQNLQDVPVAVSALTGDDLAARGISETSDLMGTMPNLQVTTPYGKTQPNFSLRGISVANEFTASTASPVGVYVDEVYQSFRASHGQQLYDLDRVEVLRGPQGTLYGRNTTGGAISFFTKRPDLDGMDGHLTLGYGNYDTKTAEAAFEATLVPDVLGIRVAGTRSKGDGFMFNPIQNRDVATTDSIAGRITVRFKPTDALDITVKGYASKDDPWAAIAYSEGQLSGGRDALGYSRYDPQAALGGRLLGRNEVASDAGGKYYSSSKGVALTIAYDVSDTLTLTSITGYDKGKYRNSPFDCDGSPNDVCSLRYNSQSENFNQDLRLTYDGDRINVIAGLYYGRDKVDTHNEIDFFGVLRPLLLGAGLPDTYSNPAIATPDSIGILPGFALDPTLTPEDPGFCAPVTVNPNGFLDARSLVALLTDIAIDNSGGGGFGGAFSAACRAAGAPPFSPILGDQYYTITRPSKAIYGDVSFDVTDRLNISVGLRYTMDKVKYSNGRTILYDLGGNTIVASTIPYSFPYNPNLPAVSQREKANRLTGRINVSYDFTDDIMGYVNYSRGYRSGSFNGLAYQGTNQVYYIQPEKVNAYEGGLKTRLFDRSVQLNLAGFYYDYSNHQVTQVIGATTFTRSANGRLYGGEAELAWQALGNLRFDASLGLLNSKYKGNTLDPTDPSSPTRNVNGNPFPNAPEITFSAGFDWDVAEIGNGTLTLRGDTSYMGKYYFDPFKDYGQSPCDAPAPGFNIRQAGPAIACGNPGYWLFNSRLTYDMDNVSISVWGKNLTNKFYYTYGLNIDVFGLDYLNRASPRTYGVEVTARF; this comes from the coding sequence ATGGACAGGAAAACGCAAACGACGCAGCTGATCGCGCTACTGCTTTCGACCGCGATGGCCGCGCCCGCGCTGGCGCAGGACACGGCGACCGACGTGACGAGCGGTCTCGAGGAGATCGTCGTCACCGCGCAGAAGCGCAGCCAGAACCTTCAGGACGTGCCGGTCGCCGTCTCGGCGCTCACCGGCGACGATCTCGCCGCGCGCGGCATCTCGGAGACCTCGGACCTGATGGGCACGATGCCCAACCTTCAGGTGACGACGCCCTACGGCAAGACGCAGCCGAACTTCTCGCTGCGCGGCATCTCGGTGGCGAACGAATTCACCGCTTCCACCGCATCGCCGGTGGGCGTCTACGTGGACGAGGTCTACCAGAGCTTCCGCGCCAGCCACGGCCAGCAACTCTACGATCTCGACCGCGTCGAGGTGCTGCGCGGGCCGCAGGGCACGCTCTACGGCCGCAACACCACGGGCGGCGCGATCAGCTTCTTCACCAAGCGCCCCGATCTCGACGGCATGGACGGCCATCTGACGCTCGGCTACGGCAATTACGACACCAAGACCGCCGAAGCCGCGTTCGAGGCGACGCTGGTTCCCGACGTGCTCGGCATCCGCGTCGCCGGGACCCGCTCCAAGGGCGACGGCTTCATGTTCAACCCGATCCAGAACCGCGACGTCGCCACCACGGACTCGATCGCGGGCCGCATCACCGTGCGCTTCAAGCCGACCGACGCGCTCGACATCACCGTGAAGGGCTACGCCTCGAAGGACGATCCGTGGGCGGCGATCGCCTATTCGGAAGGCCAGCTGAGCGGCGGCCGGGACGCGCTCGGCTATTCGCGCTACGACCCGCAGGCGGCGCTCGGCGGGCGGCTGCTGGGGCGCAACGAGGTCGCCTCCGACGCCGGCGGCAAATACTACAGCTCCTCGAAGGGCGTCGCGCTCACCATCGCCTACGACGTCAGCGACACGCTGACGCTCACCTCGATCACCGGCTACGACAAGGGCAAGTACCGGAACTCGCCGTTCGACTGCGACGGCTCGCCGAACGACGTCTGCTCGCTGCGCTACAATTCGCAGAGCGAGAACTTCAACCAGGATCTCCGCCTGACCTACGACGGGGACCGCATCAACGTGATCGCGGGTCTCTATTACGGCCGCGACAAGGTGGATACGCACAACGAGATCGACTTCTTCGGCGTGCTGCGGCCGCTGCTGCTCGGCGCGGGGCTCCCCGACACCTACAGTAACCCGGCGATCGCGACGCCGGATTCGATCGGCATCCTGCCGGGGTTCGCGCTCGACCCGACGCTGACGCCCGAGGACCCGGGCTTCTGCGCGCCGGTCACGGTGAATCCGAACGGCTTCCTCGACGCGCGCTCGCTCGTCGCGCTGCTCACCGACATCGCCATCGACAACAGCGGCGGCGGCGGCTTCGGCGGCGCCTTCTCGGCGGCGTGCCGCGCGGCGGGCGCGCCGCCGTTCAGCCCGATCCTCGGCGATCAATACTACACGATCACGCGGCCCTCGAAGGCGATCTACGGCGATGTCAGCTTCGACGTGACCGACCGGCTCAACATCAGCGTCGGCCTTCGCTACACGATGGACAAGGTGAAATACTCGAACGGCCGCACCATCCTCTACGATCTCGGCGGCAACACCATCGTCGCCAGCACGATCCCCTACAGCTTCCCGTACAACCCGAACCTGCCCGCGGTGAGCCAGCGCGAGAAGGCGAACCGCCTGACGGGGCGCATCAACGTCAGCTACGATTTCACCGACGACATCATGGGCTATGTGAACTACAGCCGCGGCTACCGGAGCGGCAGCTTCAACGGCCTCGCCTATCAGGGCACAAACCAAGTCTATTACATCCAGCCCGAGAAGGTGAACGCCTACGAAGGCGGCCTGAAGACCCGCCTGTTCGACCGCAGCGTGCAGCTCAACCTCGCGGGCTTCTACTACGATTACTCGAACCACCAGGTGACGCAGGTGATCGGCGCCACCACCTTCACGCGCAGCGCCAACGGGCGCCTCTACGGCGGCGAGGCGGAGCTGGCGTGGCAGGCGCTGGGCAACCTGCGCTTCGACGCCTCGCTCGGCCTCCTCAACAGCAAGTACAAGGGCAATACGCTCGATCCGACCGACCCGAGCAGCCCGACGCGCAACGTCAACGGCAACCCGTTCCCGAACGCGCCGGAGATCACGTTCTCGGCGGGCTTCGACTGGGACGTGGCGGAGATCGGCAACGGCACGCTGACGCTGCGCGGCGACACCTCCTACATGGGCAAATATTATTTCGACCCGTTCAAGGATTACGGCCAGTCGCCGTGCGACGCGCCGGCGCCCGGCTTCAACATCCGGCAGGCGGGCCCGGCCATCGCCTGCGGCAATCCCGGCTACTGGCTGTTCAACAGCCGCCTCACCTACGACATGGACAATGTCTCGATCAGCGTCTGGGGCAAGAACCTCACCAACAAGTTCTACTACACCTACGGGCTCAACATCGACGTGTTCGGCCTCGATTACCTGAACCGCGCGTCGCCGCGCACCTACGGCGTCGAAGTGACGGCGCGGTTCTGA
- a CDS encoding AMP-binding protein, which yields MNHAPAPNLRTPVQMLRDGAEAHDGAMLTFVDIRPDGSFAEETRSYRDLLGNGARIAAALAGEGMKPGDSFALVMPNHPEFVDAMIGSELAATVFVPIDPRTRGARLAFMLRFAGCRGAIVAPEALAALAEVIGDVPDLGWLWVLGDTAAPVPGVRVATLEQALAGAGALPADPGTDLARPMQMLYTSGTTGDPKAILAPYARYSAVASFGSLLQVRPDDRLYTGLSFTHANAQLITLGNALSMQLPLVVSRRFSKSRLWDILARYGCTVFNLLGGMAVAIYAEPPSPRDRQHKVRMVLSAGMPPSMWRDFEARFGVEVLEFFGAAEGGLTINLPGVGPVGSIGKPPPGTICAILDEDDRECPPGALGEMCFRPEGGDTPPVEYFRNPEASAAKTRGGWFRTGDIGFKDADGWVFFSHRAGDAIRRNGDFVNAVQIEAEIAAMEGVGDVHVYGAATAENAPGEKEVVAAIVPAGDFDPLSVFAHCRQRIGSAAMPSLVQVVSEIPKTASEKPQDRHLVTMLGAPDAVIFGPSGPTTITLGRATQ from the coding sequence GGAAACGGCGCGCGCATCGCCGCGGCGCTCGCCGGCGAAGGTATGAAGCCCGGCGACAGCTTCGCGCTCGTCATGCCCAACCATCCCGAGTTCGTGGATGCGATGATCGGCTCCGAACTTGCCGCGACCGTGTTCGTGCCGATCGACCCGAGGACGCGCGGCGCGCGGCTGGCGTTCATGCTCCGCTTCGCCGGGTGCCGGGGCGCCATCGTGGCGCCGGAAGCGCTCGCCGCGCTCGCCGAGGTGATCGGCGACGTGCCCGATCTCGGCTGGCTGTGGGTGCTGGGCGATACGGCGGCGCCCGTGCCCGGCGTCCGCGTCGCCACGCTGGAGCAGGCGCTCGCCGGGGCGGGGGCGCTTCCCGCCGATCCCGGCACCGACCTCGCGCGGCCGATGCAGATGCTCTACACGTCGGGCACGACAGGCGATCCCAAGGCGATCCTCGCGCCATACGCCCGTTACTCTGCCGTGGCCTCGTTCGGATCGCTGCTCCAGGTGCGCCCCGACGACCGGCTCTACACCGGCCTGTCGTTCACGCACGCCAACGCGCAGCTCATCACGCTCGGCAATGCGCTTTCCATGCAGCTTCCGCTGGTGGTCAGCCGCCGCTTCTCGAAGTCCCGGCTGTGGGACATCCTTGCCCGCTACGGCTGCACGGTGTTCAACCTGCTCGGCGGCATGGCGGTGGCGATCTACGCGGAGCCGCCGTCGCCGCGCGACCGGCAGCACAAGGTCCGCATGGTGCTGAGCGCCGGTATGCCGCCGAGCATGTGGCGCGATTTCGAGGCACGCTTCGGCGTCGAGGTGCTGGAGTTCTTCGGCGCGGCGGAGGGCGGGCTCACCATCAACCTGCCGGGCGTCGGCCCCGTCGGCTCGATCGGCAAGCCGCCTCCGGGCACGATCTGCGCGATCCTCGACGAGGACGACCGCGAATGCCCGCCCGGCGCCCTCGGCGAAATGTGCTTTCGGCCCGAAGGGGGCGACACGCCCCCGGTCGAATATTTCCGCAACCCGGAGGCGTCGGCGGCGAAGACGCGCGGCGGCTGGTTCCGCACCGGCGACATCGGCTTCAAGGACGCGGACGGCTGGGTGTTCTTCTCGCACCGCGCGGGCGACGCGATCCGCCGCAACGGCGATTTCGTGAACGCCGTGCAGATCGAGGCGGAGATCGCGGCGATGGAGGGCGTCGGCGACGTCCATGTCTACGGCGCCGCCACGGCGGAAAACGCGCCCGGCGAGAAGGAGGTCGTCGCGGCGATCGTGCCCGCCGGGGACTTCGATCCGCTGTCCGTGTTCGCGCACTGCCGTCAGCGCATCGGTTCGGCGGCCATGCCCTCGCTGGTGCAGGTCGTCAGCGAGATTCCGAAGACCGCCTCTGAAAAACCGCAGGACCGGCATCTCGTCACGATGCTCGGCGCACCGGATGCCGTTATCTTCGGCCCATCGGGGCCAACCACAATCACTCTGGGGAGAGCGACGCAATGA
- a CDS encoding saccharopine dehydrogenase family protein encodes MSAPVIVYGASGYTGKLISWHLAEAGIPFIAAGRDQKRLEEQMARVPELKGASFECRAVPHDAASLGKLFAGAKVVYNVTGPFMQLGDPVVQAALDAGCHYLDTTGEADWMRHVRDSYGAKFAARGLLVAPATSYMWAAGNIAAEIALETPGIDSLDILYLADSATSVASTKSFLRMCTRPQYYIEHRKLVQWPMATSYLVKAPDSHRLFRALPWAGGGEPVWYEGDARVSNCSTLVGFRNQLMFDAVIAALENFEKDYRHLPDAEQERICNELGGQLTQVEPDRENPDVNRSVISCIGRGNTTGVSVVLRGNSPYIQTGLLAAEGCRRILRGQLLAAGFQSPAKAFGARAILNAWAEHGYHSWEAQAT; translated from the coding sequence ATGAGCGCACCTGTCATCGTCTACGGCGCCAGTGGCTACACCGGCAAACTGATCTCGTGGCATCTCGCGGAGGCGGGGATTCCGTTCATCGCCGCGGGCCGCGACCAGAAGCGGCTCGAGGAGCAGATGGCGCGCGTGCCGGAGCTGAAGGGCGCAAGCTTCGAATGCCGCGCGGTTCCGCACGATGCGGCCTCGCTCGGCAAGCTCTTCGCGGGGGCGAAGGTCGTCTACAACGTCACCGGGCCGTTCATGCAGCTCGGCGATCCGGTGGTGCAGGCCGCGCTCGATGCGGGCTGCCACTATCTCGACACCACGGGCGAGGCGGACTGGATGCGCCACGTGCGGGACTCCTACGGCGCGAAGTTCGCCGCGCGGGGCCTCCTCGTGGCGCCCGCCACGTCCTACATGTGGGCGGCGGGGAACATCGCGGCCGAGATCGCGCTCGAAACGCCCGGCATCGACTCGCTCGACATCCTCTACCTCGCCGACTCCGCGACCAGCGTCGCCTCCACCAAGTCGTTCCTGCGCATGTGCACGCGGCCGCAATATTACATCGAGCACCGGAAGCTCGTGCAGTGGCCGATGGCGACGTCCTATCTCGTGAAGGCGCCGGATTCGCATCGGCTGTTCCGGGCATTGCCGTGGGCGGGCGGCGGCGAGCCGGTGTGGTACGAAGGCGATGCCCGCGTCAGCAACTGTTCGACGCTCGTCGGCTTCCGCAACCAGCTGATGTTCGATGCCGTGATCGCCGCGCTCGAGAATTTCGAGAAGGACTATCGCCATCTGCCCGACGCCGAGCAGGAGCGCATCTGCAACGAACTCGGCGGGCAATTGACGCAGGTGGAGCCCGATCGCGAGAACCCGGACGTGAACCGCTCGGTGATCTCCTGCATCGGGCGCGGCAACACCACCGGCGTGTCGGTCGTGCTGCGCGGGAACTCGCCCTACATCCAGACCGGCCTGCTCGCGGCGGAAGGGTGCCGCCGCATCCTTCGCGGTCAACTGCTCGCCGCCGGCTTCCAGTCGCCGGCGAAGGCCTTCGGCGCCCGCGCGATCCTGAATGCGTGGGCCGAACACGGGTATCACAGCTGGGAGGCGCAGGCGACGTGA